In Anoplopoma fimbria isolate UVic2021 breed Golden Eagle Sablefish chromosome 22, Afim_UVic_2022, whole genome shotgun sequence, a genomic segment contains:
- the LOC129111714 gene encoding aryl hydrocarbon receptor-like, whose product MYTARKRRKPAQKGVKPTPAEGSKSNPSKRHRDRLNSELDRLASMLPFPEDVISSLDKLSILRLSVSFLRTKSFFSVTLKNQLTNGVKKSSDHSDGSRASVDGHVPEGELLLQALNGFVLVVTAEGVVFFCSHTIQDYLGFHQTDVMHQSVFELIHTEDQQEFRSNLHWALNPPAGPAPPTDPSTDGESESSSSCLVSYDPEQLPPENSSFLERGFVCRFRCLLDNSSGFLALNIQGRLKFLHGQSRQRSDSEGSAPPQLALFAIATPLQSPAILEIRTRNMIFRTKHKLDFTPMACDAKGKIVLGYTEAELRVRGSGYQFIHAADMLYCAENHVRMMKTGESGLTVFRLLTKENRWTWVQANARLVYKNGKPDYIIATQRPLVDEEGGEHLRKRSMHLPFTFATGEATLYQTGYPLHGFPDSFQGKARGSKSKKGKLDQSCSDDLDPKSLLGALMSQDESVYVCQPDTEPKVSYHSSLFSEQQGDRDAFGGLLSGDSWHMASNGETGRCNSKTPSYDPLLATLDSLSLDGEEPCSNSELFSALENLGLNAEDLELLLLDERMIQVELGQNHVPTLGDLLTNNEILSYIHDSLEGETEGEGQGDGGGFGPSVQSVPQQPQACLTPAVPPAPPITQLSLQMQQHISAGMKAHPGRTESVSQSGTVDAKTLTGVPHARWVVTTEGHHHQHAVLRASQLNGEHKPQWQLQQDQHSVQLQSHQQALFPHFQNQLPTNGSYIPNGHTAFPQSVEVGHAGYSLSGGSALNGVTTPDIRHYQQQQLPPSCLAQCPTQSSALELEHLLGLSQPQHSTFNTPTLDSTHGKLENGCLLSAANAAYIRTRLMPNGTGAATGDLPDGITALQDPQKSGFFL is encoded by the exons TGACGCTGAAGAACCAGCTGACCAACGGCGTGAAGAAGAGCAGCGACCACAGTGATGGCAGCAGAGCGTCTGTGGACGGACACGTACCTGAgggggagctgctgctgcag GCCCTGAATGGCTTCGTCCTGGTGGTGACGGCTGAAGGAGTCGTCTTCTTCTGCTCTCACACCATCCAGGATTACCTCGGCTTCCATCAG ACCGACGTGATGCACCAGAGTGTGTTTGAGCTGATCCACACTGAAGACCAGCAGGAGTTCAGGAGCAACCTGCACTGGGCCCTCAACCCCCCAGCCGGACCCGCCCCCCCTACAGATCCCTCAACAG ATGGCGAGTCGGAGTCGAGCTCTTCCTGCCTGGTGAGCTACGACCCCGAGCAGCTCCCCCCGGAGAACTCCTCCTTCCTGGAGCGAGGCTTCGTCTGCCGCTTCCGCTGTTTGTTGGACAACTCCTCCGGCTTCCTG GCGTTGAACATCCAGGGTCGTCTCAAGTTCCTCCACGGTCAGAGCCGCCAGCGGAGCGACAGCGAGGGGAGCGCCCCGCCTCAGCTCGCCCTGTTCGCCATCGCCACTCCCCTCCAGTCTCCCGCCATCCTGGAGATCAGGACCAGGAACATGATCTTCAGGACCAAACACAAGCTGGACTTCACGCCCATGGCCTGCGACGCAAA ggGTAAAATAGTTCTGGGCTACACGGAGGCGGAGCTCAGAGTTCGAGGCTCGGGCTACCAGTTCATTCACGCCGCCGACATGCTGTACTGCGCCGAAAACCACGTCCGAA TGATGAAGACGGGAGAGAGCGGCCTCACCGTCTTCAGGCTGCTCACCAAGGAGAACCGGTGGACGTGGGTCCAGGCCAACGCCAGGCTCGTCTACAAGAACGGAAAGCCCGACTACATCATCGCCACCCAGAGGCCGTTGGT GGATGAGGAAGGAGGGGAACACCTGAGGAAGAGATCGATGCACCTGCCCTTCACCTTCGCCACCGGAGAGGCCACGCTCTACCAGACCGGTTACCCGCTGCACGGCTTCCCCGATTCATTCCAGGGGAAAGCCAGAGGCAGCAAGTCCAAGAAAGGCAAACTCGACCAGAGCTGTTCCGATGATCTGGACCCAAAGTCCCTGCTGGGAGCGCTGATGAGCCAGGACGAGTCCGTGTACGTCTGCCAGCCGGACACGGAGCCCAAGGTGTCGTACCACAGCAGCCTCTTCAGCGAGCAGCAAGGCGACCGGGATGCTTTTGGTGGATTGTTAAGCGGCGACAGCTGGCACATGGCGTCTAACGGGGAGACGGGGAGATGTAACAGCAAAACACCCAGCTATGACCCGCTGCTGGCCACTCTGGACTCCCTGTCCCTGGACGGAGAGGAGCCGTGCTCCAACAGCGAGCTCTTCAGCGCCCTGGAGAACCTGGGCCTGAACGCCGAAgacctggagctgctgctgctggacgaGAGGATGATCCAGGTGGAGCTGGGCCAGAACCACGTCCCAACACTCGGCGACCTTCTCACCAACAACGAAATCCTCTCCTACATCCACGACTCTCTGGAGggtgagacagagggggagggacAGGGAGACGGAGGTGGATTTGGACCTTCAGTCCAAAGTGTCCCCCAGCAGCCTCAGGCGTGTCTCACCCCCGCTGTCCCTCCCGCTCCTCCCATCACCCAGCTGTCCCTACAGATGCAGCAGCACATCAGTGCAGGAATGAAAGCTCACCCGGGGCGGACTGAGTCTGTCTCCCAGTCCGGGACAGTGGACGCCAAGACTTTAACTGGGGTTCCTCACGCTCGCTGGGTGGTAACGACAGAGGGCCACCATCACCAGCATGCTGTGCTCAGAGCCTCACAGCTGAACGGGGAACACAAACCTCAGTGGCAGCTTCAGCAGGACCAGCACTCGGTCCAGCTCCAGTCCCACCAGCAGGCTTTGTTTCCCCACTTCCAGAATCAGCTCCCAACAAACGGATCTTACATCCCAAACGGACACACGGCCTTTCCTCAGAGCGTGGAGGTCGGCCACGCGGGTTACAGCCTCTCGGGTGGCTCAGCATTGAACGGCGTGACCACACCGGACATCCGGCActaccaacaacagcagcttccACCATCTTGTTTGGCCCAGTGTCCCACCCAGAGCTCTGCACTGGAGCTGGAGCACTTACTGGGTCTGTCCCAGCCTCAGCACAGCACGTTCAACACGCCAACACTCGACTCCACGCACGGCAAG CTGGAGAACGGTTGTCTCCTCAGTGCCGCCAACGCGGCGTACATCCGGACCCGTCTGATGCCCAACGGGACCGGAGCAGCGACCGGCGACCTCCCAGACGGGATAACCGCCCTGCAGGACCCCCAGAAGTCTGGATTTTTCCTCTGA
- the LOC129111878 gene encoding insulin-like growth factor-binding protein complex acid labile subunit — translation MKELLLLLLLVTEASSRSHSSWCEGGCDCRGDLKFTICSRALFTQLPSRIPPNTELLDLSDNHISVIPERSFSKNRKLRFLLLQNNNISVVEDGGFSQMEFLQKLDLSWNRISTLTGGFSMGLGFLRELQLAHNRLRSLDSRSFLHLDGLQRLNLSCNGIHTIQVRSFSSMSSLRQLHLQDNQLTSLRSGMFSMLRSLEVLNLAGNRIGEMEMAVFKPLTSMTLLNLADNQMSTIYFKTFLSIHTYSTHILLEENPWDCDCDLQRVFRKLRSIQRLFLDDYSNLTCGEPAALKDYRLTAVDSELCLAETVTVLIITVTVVITVLAAMLMGERKRKKKKKRKHWTQQGDLSDESDY, via the coding sequence ATGAAGgagctcctgctcctcctcctgctggtgACGGAGGCCTCCTCCAGGTCTCACAGCAGCTGGTGCGAGGGCGGCTGCGACTGTCGAGGAGACCTGAAGTTCACCATCTGCTCTCGGGCGCTCTTCACCCAGCTCCCCTCCAGAATCCCCCCCAACACGGAGCTCCTCGACCTCTCCGACAACCACATCTCCGTCATCCCCGAGCGCTCCTTCAGCAAAAACCGCAAGCTCcgcttcctgctgctgcagaacaACAACATCAGCGTGGTGGAGGACGGCGGCTTCTCGCAGATGGAGTTCCTTCAGAAGCTGGACCTGAGCTGGAACCGGATCTCCACCCTCACTGGAGGTTTCTCCATGGGCTTGGGGTTCCTCCGTGAGCTGCAGCTCGCCCACAACCGCCTCAGGAGCCTGGACAGCCGCAGCTTCCTGCACCTGGACGGCCTCCAGAGGTTGAACCTGAGCTGCAACGGCATCCACACCATCCAGGTGAGGTCGTTCTCCTCCATGAGCAGCCTGCGGCAGCTCCACCTGCAGGACAACCAGCTGACGTCTCTGCGGAGCGGCATGTTCTCCATGCTGCGCTCCCTGGAGGTCCTCAACCTGGCCGGGAACCGGATCGGCGAGATGGAGATGGCGGTCTTCAAGCCGCTCACCAGCATGACGCTGCTCAACCTGGCCGACAACCAGATGTCCACCATCTACTTCAAGACGTTCCTCAGCATCCACACCTACAGCACCCACATCCTGCTGGAGGAGAACCCGTGGGACTGCGACTGCGACCTGCAGAGAGTTTTCCGGAAGCTGAGGAGCATCCAGAGGCTCTTCCTGGACGACTACTCCAACCTGACCTGCGGGGAGCCGGCGGCCCTCAAGGACTACCGGCTGACGGCCGTGGACTCGGAGCTGTGCCTCGCCGAGACGGTCACCGTGCTCATCATCACCGTCACCGTGGTGATAACCGTGCTGGCCGCCATGCTGATGggcgagaggaagaggaagaagaagaagaagaggaagcacTGGACGCAGCAGGGGGATCTCTCAGACGAGTCGGACTACTGA